The following proteins are co-located in the Pararge aegeria chromosome 3, ilParAegt1.1, whole genome shotgun sequence genome:
- the LOC120637463 gene encoding sodium/potassium-transporting ATPase subunit alpha-like codes for MPTHRRSSTSISGRRLSGQRVHGETSELTLLKEENHTGDHFLTPAQLEAVFRTNLTTGLTEEFAQELLATHGENRLKKLKGNSYWKIFRHNLFGWFQCVLWCGAVLNFVGYFFSQDIDNGESSGHSGKEYLYLGCVITATIVGTGLFGFYQEAKNIAVMSGFEKMVPPNATVIRDGVKKSIPNSHIVLGDIVEMTAGEIVPADVRILSCSNFKTDMASLTGESEPIKHRPEYTNANPLESKNMVFFGCPVTEGSAKGIVVATGELTEIGKIAGLVTGLEKEETPIAKEITHFIKLICGVAFTFGIMFFVMVYLIQKSWLSALQYMLGIVLANVPEGLIVTLTVCMTLSANQLKRKNCLAKTLQAVETLGSTSCICSDKTGTLTENQMNVSHLFCNYTIYDKTDHAHVSDHAYATLSLAASLNLKATFAHDSLHFPIEKRKILGDASESAILRYMEINRSATKTREDNPREAEIPFSSAYKYQITIHRMHATHSYYLIMKGAPEIVLEFCVTVLTDEEDQPLTPQAKKELKANFIKLANMGERVIGYCDYQLPLAEYPLGYKFNTQERNFPVENLRFLGAISMIDPPRLDIDKSISLCRQAGIRVIMVTGDHPVTALAISRQCGTITQPTAYDYAFEHHIELSDVPPHIKQQFRSAVITGDELRKMSAHDLKACQKRYNEITFARTSPQQKLFIVESYQSLGHVVAVTGDGVNDSPALKKADIGIAMGITGTEVSKQAADMILMDDNFASIVLGIQEGRRIFDNLKKTIAYTLTSNTPEMLPFVLYACLGMPLPMTLILILVINVGTDLLPAMSLAYETSESDIMNMPPRKLTDHLVNRALIFMAYFQIGLIQFCAGMYCYFIVFAQSGFFPSSLFFVRKEWESTAATVKDTIGRSWLYAERKSLERKAQTAYFVAVCWTQVSDSQPEHRQSSNCIACIDFSALDNNRHFIARNVVSRAVGRRSVKVPAFNLD; via the exons atgccTACCCATCGCCGTTCGAGTACTTCTATAAGCGGAAGACGTTTAAGTGGCCAACGTGTTCATGGAGAGACCTCTGAACTTACGCTGTTGAAAGAAGAAAACCATACTGGTGATCATTTTCTCACACCAGCTCAGTTAGAAGCTGTTTTCAGGACTAACCTAACCACAGGCCTTACCGAAGAGTTTGCTCAAGAATTATTGGCAACCCATGGCGAAAATAGATTAAAGAAACTTAAAGGCAATAGTTATTGGAAAATATTTCGGCATAACTTATTTGGATGGTTTCAGTGTGTTCTTTGGTGTGGTGCTGTTTTAAATTTCGTCGGATATTTCTTTTCCCAAGATATTGATAACGGTGAAAGTTCTGGACATTCTGGAAAAGAATATTTATACTTAGGTTGCGTTATTACGGCTACTATTGTCGGTACTGGACTCTTTGGATTTTACCAAGAAGCAAAGAACATAGCTGTAATGAGTGGGTTCGAAAAAATGGTACCACCTAATGCTACTGTAATAAGAGACGGTGTTAAAAAATCTATACCCAATAGTCACATCGTATTGGGAGATATTGTGGAAATGACAGCAGGTGAAATTGTTCCTGCAGATGTGAGAATACTATCGTGTTCTAATTTTAAAACAGATATGGCATCTTTAACTGGAGAATCGGAACCTATCAAACACAGGCCAGAGTATACTAACGCTAACCCATTAGAGTCAAAAAATATGGTATTCTTCGGGTGCCCTGTTACCGAAGGTAGTGCAAAAGGAATCGTAGTAGCAACAGGTGAGTTAACAGAAATAGGAAAAATAGCTGGCTTGGTAACTGGCTTAGAGAAGGAAGAAACACCGATAGCTAAGGAAATAACTCATTTTATCAAGCTTATTTGCGGCGTGGCTTTTACATTTGGTATAATGTTTTTTGTAATGGTTTATCTAATACAAAAAAGTTGGCTATCGGCATTACAATATATGCTTGGTATTGTATTAGCAAATGTCCCTGAAGGTCTTATTGTGACATTAACAGTGTGCATGACATTGTCAGCAAACCAGTTAAAACGAAAAAATTGCCTTGCAAAAACTTTACAAGCTGTAGAAACATTGGGTTCAACCTCTTGTATATGTTCAGATAAAACTGGAACACTTACTGAAAATCAAATGAATGtttcacatttattttgtaactataCTATTTACGACAAAACAGATCATGCGCATGTTTCTGATCATGCATATGCAACATTAAGCCTTGCTGCTTCTCTTAATTTGAAAGCTACGTTTGCTCATGATTCCTTACATTTTCCTATAGAAAAAAGAAAGATTCTCGGAGATGCATCAGAATCTGCTATTTTAAGATATATGGAAATTAACCGATCTGCTACAAAAACCAGAGAAGATAATCCAAGAGAAGCTGAAATCCCTTTTAGTTCAGCTTATAAATACCAAATCACGATACATAGAATGCATGCCACacacagttattatttaataatgaaaggTGCCCCAGAAATTGTGTTGGAGTTTTGTGTTACAGTACTTACCGATGAAGAGGACCAGCCTTTGACTCCACAAGCTAAAAAGGAACTTaaagcaaattttattaaactagcTAATATGGGTGAACGTGTGATTGGTTATTGCGACTACCAGTTGCCTCTGGCTGAATACCCATTAGGCTATAAATTCAACACACAAGAACGTAATTTCCCTGTCGAGAATTTGAGATTTTTAGGAGCTATTTCTATGATTGATCCACcaagacttgatattgataaaTCTATTTCTCTTTGCCGCCAAGCAGGTATTCGAGTAATAATGGTTACTGGTGATCATCCTGTAACAGCATTAGCAATATCAAGACAATGCGGCACTATTACACAGCCTACTGCATACGACTATGCTTTTGAACATCACATAGAACTTTCCGATGTACCACCGCATATAAAGCAACAATTCCGTTCTGCTGTCATTACTGGTGACGAATTACGAAAAATGAGCGCACACGATTTAAAAGCATGTCAAAAAAGATATAATGAAATTACATTTGCTAGGACCAGCCCACaacaaaaattattcattgtagaaTCGTATCAGTCCTTAGGCCACGTTGTTGCTGTGACAGGAGATGGTGTGAATGATTCTCCCGCTTTAAAGAAAGCTGATATTGGTATTGCGATGGGGATTACCGGAACAGAAGTATCGAAACAGGCTGCTGATATGATACTCATGGACGATAATTTTGCGTCTATAGTCTTAGGAATACAGGAAGGTAGGCGTATTtttgacaatttaaaaaaaacaatagcgTATACCCTTACTTCAAATACGCCTGAAATGCTACCGTTTGTTTTATATGCTTGTTTAGGAATGCCGTTACCCATgactcttattttaattttggtcaTAAATGTTGGTACTGATTTGCTACCTGCAATGAGCCTAGCATATGAAACTTCGGAATCTGACATAATGAATATGCCGCCACGTAAACTTACTGATCACCTTGTCAATAGAGCATTGATATTTATGGCATATTTTCAGATTGGATTAATTCAGTTTTGTGCTGGAATGTACTGCTATTTTATAGTATTTGCACAGAGCGGTTTTTTTCCctcaagtttattttttgtacgtAAGGAGTGGGAATCAACGGCAGCAACTGTTAAGGACACAATTGGTCGATCTTGGTTGTACGCTGAACGTAAGAGTCTAGAAAGAAAAGCGCAAACTGCTTACTTTGTTGCTGTGTGTTGGACACAAGTTTCTGAT AGTCAGCCAGAACACCGCCAATCAAGTAATTGCATCGCGTGCATCGACTTTTCGGCCCTCGATAATAATAGGCATTTTATTGCCCGTAATGTAGTCTCTAGGGCCGTGGGCCGGCGTTCAGTAAAAGTCCCTGCTTTTAATTTAGATTAA